The region GCACCCTGAACGGCGAGCCGGGCGAGGTGGAGCGCAGCCGTCGTCGTGTACGTCCGCACCCGTTCCCGGTCCCCCGGCATCCGCAGGGTCCTGGCGGCCGCTCCGTCGGGTGTGCGGACCGCGACGATCATGGTGCCGACCGGCCGCTCCTGCTCGTCCGGTCCCGCCGACCCGGTCACCGCGATGACGACGTCGGCGCCGAGGCGGCCGGCGCCTCCCTGCGCCATCGCCAGGGCCACCTCCTCGCTGACCACGCCGAACTCGTCGATCGTCACGTCCGGGACATCGAGCACCGTGCGCTTCACGTCGACGTCGTATGCGACGACCGAACCCCTGAAGTAGGCGGAGGCGCCGGGCACGGCCGTGAGCCGGGCGGCGATCATCCCTCCGGTGGCGGACTCGGCGGTGGCGATCGTCCAACCCCGCTTGTCGAGCAGGTCGAAGAGGATGCGCTCGACCGTCTCCTCGTCGGCCCCGAAGACACGCGACCCGAGCCGGGCGCGGACCTGCTCCTCGACCGGCGCGATCAGGTCGAGGGCCTCATTCCTGGTTGCGGCCTTCGCCGTGAGTCGGATCTTGATCTCCGCCGCACTTGCCAGGAAGGCCAGCGTCGGGTTATCGCTCGCCTCGTAGAGGTCGGCGAGCACCTCGCCGATCCGCGACTCGGACTCTCCCCAGGTCCTGATGAAGCGGCTGAGAACGACGGACGGTCCGAGGTCCTCCAATCCACAAAGGAACGGGACGATGTGCTCGTCCACCATCGGCAACATCTCGGCGGGTACTCCGGGCACCGCGAACACCCACATGCGGCCGACCTTCGTGCGGAGGCCCGGAGCGGTGCCCCGCGGGTTCGGGATCACGTCGGCGCCCTGCGGGCGGTGCGCCTGACGGAGGTTCGACTCCGGCATCTGGCGGCCCCGCTGGGCAAACCTCTCCTCGAGCTCGGCGGCGTATGCCTCGTCGAACACCAAGCCGACGCCCGCAGCCGCCGCGATCGCCTCGCGGGTGAGGTCGTCCTGTGTCGGGCCGATCCCACCGGTGACGATGAGGACATCGGCCCGGGTGGCGGCGTGGCGGATGGCGGCGACGATGCGGTCGAGGTTGTCGCCCACGACGGACTGGTGATGGTGATCGAGCCCGGCGTCCGCCAGGCGGCCGCCGATCTCGGCGGCGTTCGTGTTGACGATCTGGCCGAGCAGCATCTCGGTGCCGACGGCGAGCACCTCGACGATCACCGGCGCACCGACCCCACGAGGTCCGTCCCGTATGCCCCGACAATCTCGGCATCGAGCCATTCACCGGGCGCCCCCTCGTCGAGGAGGACCACCCCGTCGATCTCCGGCGCCTCCCGGTACGAACGGGCGACGCTCCGGCCATCCTCGACCTGGTCGACGAGGAGCCGCACGACCCTCCCGACCTGCTCCTGGTTGCGCACCGCCGTGATGTCGTCCTGGATCGACTGCAGGTGTCGCAGCCGCTCTGCCTTCTCCGACTCGGGCAGCCGGCCTTCCAGCCCGGCTGCCGGCGTCCCCTCCTCCGCCGAGTAGGGGAAGAAGCCCGCCCAGTCGAGGCGAGCTGCCTCGAGGAACCCGGCGAGCTCGGCGACGTCGTCGTCCGTCTCACCCGGGAACCCGACGATGAAGCTCGACCTGAGCGCCGCCTCCGGAGCCCGGTGACGGATCCGCGCCACGAGGTCGAGGTGGCGATCGATGTCGCCGGGACGCTTCATGGCCCTGAGCAGGCGAGACGACACATGCTGGAGAGACAAGTCGAAGTAGTCGGCGATCACGGGGTTGGCCGCCATCTCTTCGATCAGCGCATCACGGATCTCACGGGGGTACAGGTAGTAGAGCCGCACCCGCTCGAGGCCTGCGATGTCGGTCACGAACCGCAGGAGCTCGACGATGCCACCTGGGGCATCGATGTCCCGGCCGAAGGCCGCCAAGTCCTGGGCGACGAGCACGACCTCCCGCACCCCGTGACCCACCAGCTCCGCCATCTCGTCGCGGATGTTCACCGGGGGCCGGGAGCGCTGCTTGCCGCGGAACAGAGGAATGGCGCAGAACGTGCACGCCTTGTCGCAACCCTCCGCGATCTTGACGTAGGCGTACGGGGTCGCCGGGGTCGGGCGCCGCGTCTGGTAGAGGATGTCCATCCGCGCGGCAGGTGTGGGCCGGATCTGCAGCGGCGTCCACGAGGTGAGCTGGTCGAGGGTCCCGACCAGCTCCCCGTAGCGACTCAGGCCGATGACGGCGTCCGCCTCGGGTAGTGCCTCGGCGAGCTCCGTCTCGTACCGCTGCGCCATGCAGCCGATGACGACCAGCTTGGCGTCGGTCCGCTTGGCGTCGGCCAGCTCCAGGATCGTGTCGATCGACTCCCGGCGGGCCGCCTCGATGAAGGCGCACGTGTTCACCATGACGACATCGGCGTCGGCGGGGGTGTCGGCGTCGAGGTAACCGGCGTCGGCCAGCATCGAGGAAACCTTGTCGGAGTCCACCTGGTTCTTGGAGCAGCCGAGCGTCGTCAGCCACAGCGTCGGGGCAGACGCCCCGGAGTGGGAGGTCATGGCGGGGCAGTCTACGGCCACCCTCTCCCCGGGACGCGCCTGAGGGCCCGCCGCGGGGCGGGCCCTCAGGGTTCGCAGGGACCGTCAGCCGCCGACCGTCGTGGTCGTCTCGAGCGGAAGCGTCGTCGTCGTGATGCCGTCGAGGACGGTCGTGGTGGTGTCGTCGCCCGTGGCCGGGTCGTCGTCGTCGGTGCACGCCGCCAGGCCGAGAGCCAGCGACGTGACCACGAGCCCGGTCACCAGTTTCTGTCTCAACATTCCCTGCCTCCTCTTGGGTGGGGGATGCGAGGAACTACCCGGTGAGACGGCCGATCAAACGCCGCAAAGCTCAGGCCCGTCTCGTGTACCGGCCCCGGTAGTACAGGAGCGGATCGGTGGAATCGACGAGGTCGACGCGGTCGATCTCGCCGGATACGAGCACCGAGTATGACTCCTCGACCCCGCGCCGCAGCGTGCAGTACGCCCGGGTCGCCAACGACGTGAGCAGAGGTCCGTGGTCGGTCTGGTCGACGTCGAGACCGGCGAACATCCCTCCGGGGCTGGGTCGGAGCCCGGCGAACACGTCGCTCACCACCTCGTCGCCGACCCGGCAGACGTGGACGATGAACCTGCCGAACTCCTGGATGGCGAGCCACAGGTCGGTGGTGGGGCCGACGAGGACGTAGACCAGCGAGGGTGCTCCCTCGGCGACAACCAGCGAGGACACCGTCAGGCCGGTCCGCTCGTCGGCGTCGCCGGCGGTGACGATCGTGACCGGCGCCGCCAGCCTGCCGCGGAATCGCCGCACCGGGTCTCGTTCGTCCCCCGGGGCCTTGAACGGGTTCTCGTCGTGGATCCCTCCGGTCATCGCAGCGGCACGAGCTCCCTCGTGCGCCTCCGGAAGCGGACCCGGTGGGTGTGTCCGGCGGCGAGCGCCTCCCGGATGAGGAGATCGCGTTCGAGGGCGCAGTCCTCCGGCCGGTGGGCATCGCTCGCAAGCGTGATCGGCACCCCCGCCGCAGCGAACATGGCGAGGAACCGGGGATGCGGGTAGATCTCGGAGACCGGCTGGCGCAGCCCGGCGCTCGACACCTCGACGGCGGTGCCCGAGGCGGCCGCAGCCGCCACCACCTTCTCGTAGAGGTCGAGCGGAGGGTCGGGGAGGACGTGGCCGTGCTTCTTGACGACGTCGACGTGTGCCAGCGCATCGACCGTCCCCGACTCGGCGAGCATCACCTCGATCTCGAAGTAGTCCTCGTACGCCTGGCGCACGCCGCGACGTCCGAACTCCCACTGGGCGCCGCCGTGGTCGACGGACCACCCTCTCACCCAGTGGGTGGACCCGATCAGGAAGTCCCACGGATACGGGGCCAGCAGGTCGACGACGGCGTCGATCGTGTCCGGGAAGTAGTCCACCTCGAGCCCGAGGAGCACGGGGAGCCCGCGATCGCGCGCCTCCGTGACCGTCTGCACGTACCGCTCGAGCGAGAGCTGCAGGTCGTCGAGGAAGAACTTCTCGGCTTGCCGGGCCAGGTCGATCGTCGGGGCGGCCTCCCAGAACGGCCCGAGCACCGGGGCGGCCTCGACACACCGGTAGAGATGCTCCGTGAATCCGACCTCGTCGGCGCCACGGGTGAGCGCCGTGTCGACGTACGACTCGATGAGACCGTCGGGATACTCGCCTGGTCGGGGCCCGGCACCGGCGTACGGGCCGTGCCGGTGGAGATGGACGTGGTAGTCCCCCACTAGGCGCCTCGGAGCTCCTCGATGAGGAACCGCAGCGGACCGGGCCCGACGACCTCCCCGATCCTGTTCCAAGCCTCCGGCGACACGGCCCCCGAGCCGTCGATCTCGTCTGCGGCCGCACCGACCGCTTCGGGGAATCCGCCGAACAGGCCGAGTTGGTCGAGATCCATCGCCTTGTCGGCGTTCTTGCGGGCTCGGTCGGACTGCCCCGCTGCCAGCGCACGGAGCGCCTGCTCGGCCCCCGTCAGTGCGTTGCGTTGCTTCTGGCCGTCGAGCGTCACGGCTGGGATCCGTCGAGGGTGAGCATGGGGCAATCGTACCGGGGACGGTCGGCGCATACTCCGGTCATGAGCGAGTGGCAGCTGCTCGGCGACCGTGTCATGGCCCGGCGCGGCATACACACCGGTGACCCTCATCCGAAGACCGCCAGCCTGACGGCGGCGACGACCGCCGCTCCGACGAGGACCCATCGGATCCAGGCCGCGCCTCTCGCGATGGCGAGCTGGGAGGCGACGTATGCCCCGCTCACCTGGCCGATGGCGAGCACCCCGCCGACGGCCCAGTCCACCTGGGCGGCGCTGGCGAAGAGGACGAGCGTCACCGGCGTGTAGACCGCGATCACGAGCACCTTGGCGGCGTTTCCGGAGACGAGGTCGAGCCCTGCGCCGAGGACGAGGGCGCCGAGCAGCATGAAGCCCACTCCGACCTGGAGGAAACCGCCGTAGAAGCCGATCACCAGGAAGATCCCCGACTGCACCCAAGTGGGCAGGCGGGATTGACGCTCTTCCATCCATCGCGACGGTTTGGCCAGGACGGAGAGCGCAACCATCAGCAGGACGAGGGCGAACACCCTCCGCAGCGCCTCTGCCGAGACGAGGGTCGCCGTCCACGATCCGACCGCGGCCCCGGCGACCGTCACCGGCAGGATGGGCGCCACCTTGGCCCATGGCACCTTGCCGCCCCTGTGGAACCCGGCGACAGCTCCGACGTTGGCGAGGAGGATGGCGATGCGGTTCGTGCCGTTGGCGGTCGAGATCCCCACCAGCTCGTTGAGGATGGGGATCGTCACGACCGAGCCCCCGCCCGCCAGGGTGTTGATGAAGCCGCTCGCCATGCCGCCGACGACGAGGAGGAGGGCTTCCGCGACCGACACGACAGACCGCCTACGCCGTGAGCGTCCGCTTGGCGGCCGACACGATGCGCTCCGGGGACGGAACGTAGAGGTGCTCGGCCCTGCGGAGCGGAACCACGATGTCCCAACCGGTGACGCGCTCGATCGGCGCCTCGAGTGAGTACATGGCCCGCTCCTGGATCTGGGCGACGATCTCGGCGGCGTACCCAGCGGTGCGTGGCGCCTCCTGGACGACCACAGCTCTGCCCGTTGCTCGCACCGATCCGACGATCGTGTCGATATCGAGGGGAACGATCGATCGCACGTCGACGACGGCCGCCTCGATCCCCTCGGCGGCCAGCTTCTCGGCGGCGATCAGGCTGTCCTTCATCATCGACCCGTAAGCGACGAGCGTGACATCGCCACCCTCACGGGCCACCCTGGCGACTCCGATCGGGACCGTGTAGCGGCCTTCCGGGACGTCGTCCTTGACCGCCCTGTAGAGCCGGATCGGCTCGAGGAAGACGACGGGGTCCGGATCGTCGACAGCCGCCAGGAGCAAGCCCTTGGCGTCGCCCGCCGTCGAGGGTACGACGACCTTGAGACCCGGGATGTGGGCGTAGATGGTCTCGGCGGACTCGCTGTGATGCTCGGCGGCGCCGATGCCGGCTCCGTACGTGATCCTGATGACCATCGGGGCGGTGAAGCGGTGTCGGGAGCGGTTGCGGATCCGGGCCACATGGCTGATGACCTGGTCGTACCCGGGGTACGAGAACCCCATGAACTGCATCTCGGCAATGGGCCGCATCCCGGCGATCGCCATCCCGTAGGCGGCGCCGATGATCCCGGATTCCGCAACAGGCGTGTCGATGACCCGGTCGGCGCCGTGTTTCTGCTGCAGCCCGTCGCTCACCCGGAAGACGCCCCCGGTGGCGCCGACATCCTCGCCGAGCAGCACGACGGCCGGGTCCTCGAGGGCGATGTCGAGTGCCTCGTTGATCGCCTCGATCATCGACCGCTCAGGCACTCGAGTCCCTCTCGAGCATCGCCAGCTGGTCGAGCAGCGGGCCGGTCGGCTCTGCGTACATTGCGCCGAAGATCTCGGCAGGCCCGAGGGCGGCGAGCGCCTCCGCCTCCTCGACCGCCCGCTCCACGGCTTCTGACTCGGCTGCTTCGAGCCCTTCCTGCCAGTCGGCGTCCCAGGCGTCGTTGGCTTCGAGCCAGAGGCGAACCCGCTCCAGCGGGTCTCTCGACGAGCGCCACTCGTCGGCGACCTCCTGGGTGCGGTATCGCCCCGGGTCGTCGGCCGTGGTGTGGGGGCCGACGCGGTAGGTGACCGCTTCGATGAGCGTCGGCCCTCCCCCTCCCCTCGCTCTGGCGACGGCGTCGCGAGTGGCGGAGAAGACCGCGAAGAGGTCGTTGCCATCGACCCGCACCCCGACCATGCCGTAGGCGTCCGCTTTCTGGGCGATCGTCTCCGATGCGGTCTGCCGCTCGAACGGCATCGAGATCGCCCAGCCGTTGTTCTGGCAGAGGAAGACCACCGGCACCCGGAAGACGCCGGCGAAGTTCATCGCCTCGTGGAAGTCTCCCTCCGACGTCGCCCCGTCCCCGAAGTACGTCAGCGCCACCGCGTCCGATCCCTTGAGCACCTGCGCCCAAGCGATCCCGACCGCATGGATCATGTGGCCGCCGACGGTGATCGAAGCCGGCATGACGTTGACGCCCTCCGGCGCCATGCCGCCTCGCTCGTCACCGGTGCGGCCGAGGATCAGCGCCTTCCACGGGTAGCCGTGCATCCACATGGCGGCGGCGTCCCGATAGGTCGCCACCAGCCAGTCCCTCGGCTCGAGTGCGGCAACCCCGCCGATCTGGGACGCCTCCTGGCCTTCGAACGGGGCGTATGTGGCGAGCCGCCCCTGCCGCTGCATGGCCGAGGCCTTCCTGTCGTATGCCCTGGCTGCGACCATCTTGGCGTAGAGCAGACGCGTTGCCGCCACGTCGAGCGGCGCCTCCACGCCGGCGACACCGGAGGCGTCGAGGATGGACAGGAGCGGCGCGGACATCGGCGGAAGCGTAGCGGTCGTGCCTGCTGCGGCATCGGGGAGGCGGCGGGGCCCCGGCGGGTCAAGGTGGCCCGAGGAGCTCCACCTTGCGCCAGCCTCTCACCGAGTTGACGGCCGCCAGGCGTCCTGCGTCGGCGAGGTCGCGGCGTGAGATCGCCCGCTCCCGGCACACCCCTTCTTCCAGCAGCTCGTCCCGGTAGACGCCCGGCAGGCATCCCGAGTCGAGCCCGGGAGTCCACCACTCGCCGCCGATCTCCACCATGAGGCTGGCGGTCGTCAGCTCGGTGATCTCGCCCCGCTCGTTGACGAGGATCACGTCGTCGGCGATCGGGTGCTCGGCCGCCCGGATGTCGTAAGCCT is a window of Acidimicrobiia bacterium DNA encoding:
- a CDS encoding competence/damage-inducible protein A; this encodes MIVEVLAVGTEMLLGQIVNTNAAEIGGRLADAGLDHHHQSVVGDNLDRIVAAIRHAATRADVLIVTGGIGPTQDDLTREAIAAAAGVGLVFDEAYAAELEERFAQRGRQMPESNLRQAHRPQGADVIPNPRGTAPGLRTKVGRMWVFAVPGVPAEMLPMVDEHIVPFLCGLEDLGPSVVLSRFIRTWGESESRIGEVLADLYEASDNPTLAFLASAAEIKIRLTAKAATRNEALDLIAPVEEQVRARLGSRVFGADEETVERILFDLLDKRGWTIATAESATGGMIAARLTAVPGASAYFRGSVVAYDVDVKRTVLDVPDVTIDEFGVVSEEVALAMAQGGAGRLGADVVIAVTGSAGPDEQERPVGTMIVAVRTPDGAAARTLRMPGDRERVRTYTTTAALHLARLAVQGA
- the rimO gene encoding 30S ribosomal protein S12 methylthiotransferase RimO; its protein translation is MTSHSGASAPTLWLTTLGCSKNQVDSDKVSSMLADAGYLDADTPADADVVMVNTCAFIEAARRESIDTILELADAKRTDAKLVVIGCMAQRYETELAEALPEADAVIGLSRYGELVGTLDQLTSWTPLQIRPTPAARMDILYQTRRPTPATPYAYVKIAEGCDKACTFCAIPLFRGKQRSRPPVNIRDEMAELVGHGVREVVLVAQDLAAFGRDIDAPGGIVELLRFVTDIAGLERVRLYYLYPREIRDALIEEMAANPVIADYFDLSLQHVSSRLLRAMKRPGDIDRHLDLVARIRHRAPEAALRSSFIVGFPGETDDDVAELAGFLEAARLDWAGFFPYSAEEGTPAAGLEGRLPESEKAERLRHLQSIQDDITAVRNQEQVGRVVRLLVDQVEDGRSVARSYREAPEIDGVVLLDEGAPGEWLDAEIVGAYGTDLVGSVRR
- a CDS encoding flavin reductase family protein, which gives rise to MTGGIHDENPFKAPGDERDPVRRFRGRLAAPVTIVTAGDADERTGLTVSSLVVAEGAPSLVYVLVGPTTDLWLAIQEFGRFIVHVCRVGDEVVSDVFAGLRPSPGGMFAGLDVDQTDHGPLLTSLATRAYCTLRRGVEESYSVLVSGEIDRVDLVDSTDPLLYYRGRYTRRA
- a CDS encoding histidinol-phosphatase; its protein translation is MGDYHVHLHRHGPYAGAGPRPGEYPDGLIESYVDTALTRGADEVGFTEHLYRCVEAAPVLGPFWEAAPTIDLARQAEKFFLDDLQLSLERYVQTVTEARDRGLPVLLGLEVDYFPDTIDAVVDLLAPYPWDFLIGSTHWVRGWSVDHGGAQWEFGRRGVRQAYEDYFEIEVMLAESGTVDALAHVDVVKKHGHVLPDPPLDLYEKVVAAAAASGTAVEVSSAGLRQPVSEIYPHPRFLAMFAAAGVPITLASDAHRPEDCALERDLLIREALAAGHTHRVRFRRRTRELVPLR
- a CDS encoding sulfite exporter TauE/SafE family protein, translating into MSVAEALLLVVGGMASGFINTLAGGGSVVTIPILNELVGISTANGTNRIAILLANVGAVAGFHRGGKVPWAKVAPILPVTVAGAAVGSWTATLVSAEALRRVFALVLLMVALSVLAKPSRWMEERQSRLPTWVQSGIFLVIGFYGGFLQVGVGFMLLGALVLGAGLDLVSGNAAKVLVIAVYTPVTLVLFASAAQVDWAVGGVLAIGQVSGAYVASQLAIARGAAWIRWVLVGAAVVAAVRLAVFG
- a CDS encoding alpha-ketoacid dehydrogenase subunit beta is translated as MPERSMIEAINEALDIALEDPAVVLLGEDVGATGGVFRVSDGLQQKHGADRVIDTPVAESGIIGAAYGMAIAGMRPIAEMQFMGFSYPGYDQVISHVARIRNRSRHRFTAPMVIRITYGAGIGAAEHHSESAETIYAHIPGLKVVVPSTAGDAKGLLLAAVDDPDPVVFLEPIRLYRAVKDDVPEGRYTVPIGVARVAREGGDVTLVAYGSMMKDSLIAAEKLAAEGIEAAVVDVRSIVPLDIDTIVGSVRATGRAVVVQEAPRTAGYAAEIVAQIQERAMYSLEAPIERVTGWDIVVPLRRAEHLYVPSPERIVSAAKRTLTA
- the pdhA gene encoding pyruvate dehydrogenase (acetyl-transferring) E1 component subunit alpha yields the protein MSAPLLSILDASGVAGVEAPLDVAATRLLYAKMVAARAYDRKASAMQRQGRLATYAPFEGQEASQIGGVAALEPRDWLVATYRDAAAMWMHGYPWKALILGRTGDERGGMAPEGVNVMPASITVGGHMIHAVGIAWAQVLKGSDAVALTYFGDGATSEGDFHEAMNFAGVFRVPVVFLCQNNGWAISMPFERQTASETIAQKADAYGMVGVRVDGNDLFAVFSATRDAVARARGGGGPTLIEAVTYRVGPHTTADDPGRYRTQEVADEWRSSRDPLERVRLWLEANDAWDADWQEGLEAAESEAVERAVEEAEALAALGPAEIFGAMYAEPTGPLLDQLAMLERDSSA